A DNA window from Engystomops pustulosus chromosome 6, aEngPut4.maternal, whole genome shotgun sequence contains the following coding sequences:
- the LOC140065840 gene encoding uncharacterized protein produces MTVEEWERRYAHEGTRVCIPVHEHKTAANQLALLALTVEEEKWFEIYYKHIRPTWASNGDIKNFFISFNVTPETSQAVRRNAETFAVWFEWARYLAKRSFSALSLHFEETERVYREKTLVETVNCSKLIPIYEDEQPSTSKEEPTTLPRAEDVAPTDIPRTKAEEFEDFLEKHPLSLNEEPPPLKVCVAASPDYGQSMYDRWKKRQNKMREDHIIGLLQDHLPSELEVKGCIQRQRWKRNLPRIKEIVDNWKKT; encoded by the exons ATGACA GTTGAAGAGTGGGAACGTCGATACGCTCACGAAGGGACTCGTGTATGCATTCCGGTACATGAGCACAAGACAGCAGCCAACCAATTAGCGTTGCTTGCTCTGACAGTAGAAGAGGAAAAG tgGTTCGAAATATATTACAAGCACATAAGACCCACGTGGGCATCAAACGGGGATATCAAGAACTTTTTCATTTC ATTTAATGTTACCCCAGAAACGAGCCAAGCTGTTCGGCGGAATGCAGAGACCTTTGCTGTTTGGTTTGAATGGGCAAGATATTTGGCGAAACGTTCTTTCTCCGCACTATCCTTGCACTTCGAAGAGACAGAGCGAGTGTACCGGGAGAAAACACTTGTTGAGACTGTGAATTGCTCGAAGCTCATTCCCATATACGAGGATGAGCAACCCTCAACAAGCAAAGAGGAACCTACCACCTTACCAAG AGCTGAAGATGTGGCACCAACTGACATCCCACGGACAAAAGCGGAGGAATTTGAAGACTTTTTAGAGAAACATCCACTCAGTTTAAATGAAGAACCACCTCCCCTCAAAGTTTGCGTTgctgcctcccctgactatgggcaATCCATGTATGACAGGTGGAAGAAGAGACAGAACAAGATGCGGGAGGACCATATAATAG GATTGCTTCAGGATCATCTGCCAAGTGAACTGGAGGTGAAAGGATGTATTCAACGACAGCGATGGAAAAGAAATTTGCCACGGATTAAAGAAATTGTAGACAATTGGAAGAAAACTTAA